One segment of Meriones unguiculatus strain TT.TT164.6M chromosome 3, Bangor_MerUng_6.1, whole genome shotgun sequence DNA contains the following:
- the LOC110543893 gene encoding PRAME family member 12-like, with protein sequence MSAQKPPTLLKLARQALLRDETLDMSALDKLPMELLPALFKEALTGRHTTTVKAMVAAWPFPCLPVGALMKTADLETLQAVLAGVDTWLQRKFHSRRGKLRVLDMQKKHHEFWSIWADAEDGDCSAETLVEQQVVKVLPRYALRQRLKVVADLWLMYCLNEKQACFFQWAHQRKGSIQFCCVEMKIWALPVYVIREVLNVFHPEYIEELELNMLSWDLLKLLQLTPYLGQMRNLCKLLLASIFKILFLIGNRTTYREEKCVRNIISQFSQLNCLQYLSMNGMYFLRDHLKQVLGCLMAPLETLSINSCNLSQSDLNSLSECPKLFKLKHLDMKCVGLTSLDLRPLQILLENVADSLQFLDLKACWITDSHLTMLIPALSKCSQLANFSFYDNYFSMHNLRNLLQHTANLNKMNVEQYLTPLECYDELGYISTERFTQLCAKQIDRLRAIRQPKYISFATLICSRCGERSVYGQGLRLCVCQQR encoded by the exons ATGAGTGCTCAGAAACCACCCACACTCCTGAAGCtggcaaggcaggctctgctgagagatGAGACCTTGGACATGTCAGCTCTGGACAAACTGCCCATGGAGCTCTTGCCAGCACTGTTCAAGGAGGCCTTGACTGGCAGACACACTACAACTGTGAAGGCAATGGtggcagcctggcctttcccctgtctccctgtggggGCATTGATGAAGACTGCTGACTTGGAAACCTTGCAGGCAGTTCTAGCAGGAGTAGACACGTGGCTGCAAAGAAAGTTTCACTCCAG GAGGGGAAAACTTCGGGTTCTTGACATGCAGAAGAAGCACCATGAATTCTGGAGCATATGGGCTGATGCAGAGGATGGTGACTGCTCAGCAGAGACCCTGGTTGAGCAGCAAGTAGTGAAGGTCCTTCCCAGATATGCACTGAGGCAGCGCCTGAAGGTGGTAGCTGACCTTTGGCTTATGTATTGTTTGAATGAAAAGCAAGCATGCTTCTTTCAGTGGGCCCACCAGAGAAAGGGCTCCATACAGTTCTGCTGTGTGGAGATGAAGATCTGGGCTCTGCCTGTCTATGTTATCCGAGAGGTCTTGAATGTCTTCCATCCGGAGTACATTGAGGAATTGGAACTGAACATGCTCAGTTGGGATTTGTTAAAGCTGTTACAACTTACTCCCTACCTGGGCCAAATGAGAAATCTTTGCAAACTCTTGCTGGCCTCCATCTTCAAGATTTTGTTCCTGATTGGCAACAGAACAACAtacagagaagagaaatgtgTCAGGAATATCATTTCTCAGTTTTCCCAACTCAACTGTCTCCAGTACCTCTCCATGAATGGCATGTACTTTCTTAGAGACCACCTGAAACAGGTTCTTGG GTGCCTGATGGCTCCGttggagaccctgtccatcaACTCCTGCAACCTTTCACAGTCAGACCTGAATTCCTTGTCCGAGTGCCCGAAGCTCTTTAAGCTGAAACATCTGGACATGAAATGTGTGGGCTTAACTTCTTTGGATCTTAGGCCTCTTCAAATCCTCCTAGAGAATGTGGCAGACTCTTTGCAATTCCTGGACTTGAAGGCTTGTTGGATTACAGACTCTCATCTCACTATGCTCATACCTGccctcagcaagtgctctcagctgGCCAATTTCAGTTTCTATGACAATTACTTCTCCATGCACAACCTGAGGAACCTTTTGCAGCACACAGCTAACTTGAACAAGATGAATGTGGAACAGTACCTTACCCCGCTGGAGTGCTATGATGAGTTGGGTTATATCTCCACAGAGAGATTTACCCAACTCTGTGCAAAGCAAATAGATAGACTCAGGGCCATAAGACAGCCCAAGTACATCTCCTTTGCCACACTTATTTGCTCTAGATGTGGAGAGCGTTCTGTCTATGGCCAAGGACTCAGACTCTGTGTTTGCCAGCAGAGGTGA
- the LOC110543458 gene encoding PRAME family member 12-like gives MSAQTPPTLLKLARQALLRDETLVMSALDKLPMELLPALFKEALTGRHTMTVKAMVAAWPFPCLPVGALMKTPDLETLQAVLAGVDMQLQRKIHSRCLMAPLETLSITSCNLSQSDLNSLSECPKLFQLKHLDLKRVCLTDLDVRPLQILLENVADTLQSLNLESCWMMDSHLQLLIPALSKCTQLANVSFYDNDFSMHNLTNLLQHTANLSKMNVEQYPAPLECHDELGYISIERFTQLCAELIDRLRAIRQPKCISFATLICARCGERSVYDQELRLCVCQQSTVQGGLDWQTHYNCEGNDGSLAFPLSPCGGTDEDPLLGNLQGSSIRSRYMAAKKVSPQEGKLQVLDLRKKHHEFWSIWTGEEDGDCSAETPDEQQVVKVLPRYALRRCLKVVADLCLRPRVDEEQTCFLQWAQQRKDSIQFCCPQMTIWAQPIHVIKEVLNVFHPEHIREFELNTHWNVFMLADFAPCLGQMRNLHKLLLAPISKNVFKISNRTTDREDKCIHKFISQFSRFNCLQHLSLKSVYFLRDRINQLLRCLMTPLETLSMT, from the exons atgagtgctcagactccacccacactcctgaagctggcaaggcaggctctgctgagagatGAGACCTTAGTCATGTCAGCTCTGGACAAACTGCCCATGGAGCTCTTGCCAGCACTATTCAAGGAGGCCTTGACTGGCAGACATACTATGACTGTGAAGGCAATGGtggcagcctggcctttcccctgtctccctgtggggGCATTGATGAAGACCCCTGACTTGGAAACCTTGCAGGCAGTTCTAGCAGGAGTAGACATGCAGCTGCAAAGAAAGATTCACTCCAG GTGCTTGATGGCCCCattggagaccctgtccatcaCCTCCTGCAACCTTTCACAGTCAGACCTGAATTCCTTGTCTGAGTGCCCGAAGCTCTTTCAGCTGAAACATCTGGACCTGAAACGTGTGTGCTTAACAGATTTGGATGTTAGGCCTCTCCAAATCCTCCTAGAGAATGTGGCAGACACTTTGCAATCCCTGAACTTGGAGTCTTGTTGGATGATGGACTCCCATCTCCAACTGCTCATACCTGCCCTCAGCAAGTGCACTCAGCTGGCCAATGTCAGTTTCTATGACAATGACTTCTCCATGCACAACCTGACGAACCTTTTGCAGCACACAGCTAACTTGAGCAAGATGAATGTGGAACAGTACCCTGCTCCGCTGGAATGCCATGATGAGTTAGGTTATATCTCCATAGAGAGATTTACCCAACTCTGTGCAGAGCTAATAGATAGACTCAGGGCCATAAGACAGCCCAAGTGCATCTCCTTTGCTACACTTATTTGCGCTAGATGTGGAGAGCGTTCTGTCTATGACCAAGAACTCAGACTCTGTGTTTGCCAGCAGAG CACTGTGCAAGGAGGCCTTGACTGGCAGACACACTACAACTGTGAAGGCAATGAtggcagcctggcctttcccctgtctccctgtggggGCACTGATGAAGACCCCTTACTTGGAAACCTTCAAGGCAGTTCTATCAGGAGTAGATACATGGCTGCAAAGAAAGTTTCACCCCAG GAGGGGAAACTTCAGGTTCTTGACCTGAGGAAAAAGCACCACGAATTCTGGAGCATATGGACTGGTGAAGAGGATGGTGACTGCTCAGCAGAGACCCCAGATGAGCAGCAAGTAGTGAAGGTCCTTCCCAGATATGCACTGAGGCGGTGCCTGAAGGTGGTAGCTGACCTTTGCCTCAGGCCACGTGTAGATGAAGAACAAACATGCTTCTTGCAGTGGGCCCAGCAGAGAAAGGACTCCATCCAGTTCTGCTGTCCACAAATGACTATCTGGGCTCAGCCTATCCACGTTATTAAAGAGGTCCTGAATGTTTTTCATCCAGAGCATATCCGAGAATTCGAACTGAACACACACTGGAATGTGTTTATGCTGGCAGACTTTGCTCCTTGCCTGGGCCAGATGAGAAATCTTCACAAACTCTTACTGGCACCCATCTCCAAGAATGTCTTCAAGATTAGCAACAGGACAACAGACAGGGAAGACAAGTGTATCCACAAGTTCATTTCTCAGTTCTCCAGATTCAACTGTCTTCAGCACCTCTCCTTAAAGAGTGTCTACTTTCTCAGAGACCGCATCAATCAGCTCCTCAG ATGCCTGATGACCCCGTTGGAGACCCTGTCCATGACTTAA